Proteins encoded within one genomic window of Gallus gallus isolate bGalGal1 chromosome 1, bGalGal1.mat.broiler.GRCg7b, whole genome shotgun sequence:
- the HTR1F gene encoding 5-hydroxytryptamine receptor 1F, which translates to MDLINSTEQNSTSEELFKWVTSKILISITLSVLALMTTAINSLVMTAIIVTRKLHHPANYLICSLAVTDFLVAVLVMPFSIVYIVKETWIMGQVVCDIWLSVDITCCTCSILHLSAIALDRYRAITDAVEYARKRTPKHAGIMIAVVWIISIFISMPPLFWRHQTTSRDDECIIKHDHIVSTIYSTFGAFYIPLALILILYYKIYKAAKTFHRRSVSRIVREEVNGQVLLDAGERTTKLTSMPSTIEKTSDPLVDCDKINISIRSPRSESKHEKSWKKQRISSTRERKAATTLGLILGAFVICWLPFFVKEVVVNTCERCHISEDMSNFLAWLGYINSLINPLIYTIFNEDFKKAFQKLVRCRQYL; encoded by the coding sequence ATGGATTTAATAAACTCAACTGAACAAAACAGTACATCGGAAGAACTATTCAAATGGGTGACATCCAAGATTCTCATTTCCATTACCCTGTCTGTGCTTGCGCTAATGACAACAGCCATCAATTCTCTGGTGATGACTGCAATAATTGTGACCAGAAAACTCCACCACCCCGCCAACTATTTGATCTGCTCTCTTGCAGTGACTGATTTCCTTGTGGCAGTCCTAGTGATGCCCTTCAGCATTGTTTACATTGTAAAGGAGACTTGGATCATGGGACAAGTAGTGTGTGACATTTGGCTGAGTGTGGACATTACATGCTGCACATGCTCCATCTTGCATCTCTCTGCCATTGCTTTGGATCGTTACAGAGCAATCACAGATGCTGTGGAATATGCACGGAAAAGGACACCAAAGCATGCTGGTATCATGATTGCAGTGGTATGGATCATATCCATTTTTATCTCCATGCCGCCTTTGTTTTGGCGGCACCAGACAACCAGCAGGGATGATGAATGCATCATCAAACATGACCACATTGTTTCCACCATTTACTCTACATTTGGCGCCTTCTATATCCCCCTGGCCTTGATTCTGATCCTTTATTACAAGATATACAAAGCAGCAAAGACATTTCACAGAAGAAGTGTCAGCCGGATAGTCAGGGAGGAGGTAAATGGACAAGTCCTTTTGGACGCAGGTGAGAGAACCACCAAATTGACTTCAATGCCCAGCACAATAGAGAAGACATCAGATCCACTGGTGGACTGTGATAAAATCAACATCAGCATACGAAGCCCCAGATCTGAATCTAAGCATGAGAAGTCTTGGAAAAAACAGAGAATCTCTAGTACAAGAGAGCGAAAGGCAGCAACTACTCTGGGTCTGATCCTGGGGGCATTTGTGATCTGCTGGCTCCCTTTTTTTGTAAAAGAAGTAGTTGTGAACACCTGTGAAAGATGTCACATTTCAGAAGACATGTCTAATTTTCTAGCATGGCTGGGATACATTAATTCCCTTATTAACCCTCTAATCTACACAATCTTTAATGAAGATTTCAAGAAAGCCTTCCAGAAGCTTGTGCGGTGTAGGCAATATCTTTAA